In Bacteroides coprosuis DSM 18011, the following are encoded in one genomic region:
- a CDS encoding TonB-dependent receptor (InterPro IPR012910:IPR000531~KEGG: bvu:BVU_1852 hypothetical protein~PFAM: TonB-dependent receptor, beta-barrel; TonB-dependent receptor, plug~SPTR: Putative uncharacterized protein;~IMG reference gene:2504106333~PFAM: TonB-dependent Receptor Plug Domain; TonB dependent receptor~TIGRFAM: TonB-dependent outer membrane receptor, SusC/RagA subfamily, signature region; TonB-linked outer membrane protein, SusC/RagA family) — MRKLMMFLSCLLFSIGYMTAQTQKVSGVVLSEDDGSPVIGASVLVEGTSLGTITDVDGHFELLRVPNDTKTLKVSFIGMKTVSVPIKPVMRIVLQSDTEVLDEVMVVAYGTAKKSSFTGSAATVKGDDIAKMQVSSVSKALEGAAPGVQVINTSGQPGENAKIRIRGIGSFSASSAPLYVVDGMPYDESAVNAINPSDIESLSILKDAASASLYGSRAANGVIMITTKKGSAHKSSVDVEARWGINQRAVPEYNIMKDPRQFVLATWNVLKNSENGTPENASIDLIKNLGYNPFVGISNEQIVTPDGLVTNAPLRHHDNWADEVLKTGFRQEYNVSFQGGSDKTKHFLSFGYLNDEGILKSTDFQRFSGRANITHEVNKYFGVDGGLSYSRGEKNAGQSQGASLSNYSNAFFFTQGIAPIYPVYAYDKETGEKLYDENGVIYDFGDGTYSSRMGGFANQNPAANSKLDTHETLNDNFSGRGSMYINFLNDFKFTANMGYDLMTQARTDHMNPLYGDAAKVGGRTYKYNNRTQTVTFNQILSYAKDIEKHHIDAMLGHESYSYKYKYQYDHKYNFYVIGNPEFNNATTMGDMYSFTQRHKMESFFGRVNYDYDNKYYFSGSIRSDKSSKFHPDNRRGTFWSIGGSWRITQEEFMKEIDWLSNLKLKLSYGTQGNDGILDINGSPVYEPYLKQYTISKSDDGFSVVETYRGNKDLTWETSKNLNIGIEAGFFNNRLTVDLDYFYKKTSDMLYNMPYPTSSGIEYIPMNLLNMKNQGFEFTINATPIVSDDFVWTLSLNGTTYKNKILKLPESNKEAGIIHGVGSMFKLTEGGSIYDLYIKDYAGVDPENGAALWYMDVYDENGLFLEKKTTTEYEDATKYDKGSVLPDFQGAFSTSLTYKGFDLGIGFNFQIGGKIYDSMYASFMHAGNSKGSNWHKDILNAWTPENIYTNVPILNGSQTPNSQSTRFLTNASYLNLRNITLGYTFPTKWMKTINMNTARIYVTADNVALISRRKGMDPRQYAYGYSAANYSAIRTISLGLKLNF, encoded by the coding sequence AAAACAGTTAGCGTACCTATAAAACCTGTAATGAGGATTGTTTTACAGTCCGATACGGAAGTTTTAGATGAAGTGATGGTAGTGGCATATGGTACAGCTAAAAAATCGTCATTTACAGGGTCTGCTGCTACAGTTAAAGGTGATGATATTGCTAAAATGCAAGTGTCGTCAGTTTCTAAAGCTCTGGAAGGGGCTGCACCAGGTGTACAAGTTATTAATACAAGTGGACAACCTGGAGAAAATGCCAAAATTCGTATTCGTGGTATTGGTTCATTTAGTGCTTCTTCCGCACCATTATATGTAGTAGATGGCATGCCATATGATGAGTCGGCTGTTAATGCGATTAATCCTTCTGATATAGAGAGTTTATCCATTCTTAAGGATGCTGCTTCTGCATCTCTTTATGGATCAAGAGCTGCTAATGGTGTAATTATGATTACAACTAAAAAAGGGTCTGCACATAAATCTAGCGTAGATGTTGAAGCTAGATGGGGTATAAACCAGAGAGCTGTTCCTGAATATAACATAATGAAGGATCCGAGACAATTTGTATTAGCTACTTGGAATGTACTTAAGAATTCAGAAAATGGAACACCTGAAAATGCATCTATTGATTTAATTAAAAATTTAGGATATAATCCATTTGTTGGAATTTCTAATGAACAAATAGTAACCCCAGATGGTCTTGTAACAAATGCCCCACTTCGCCATCATGATAATTGGGCAGATGAGGTCCTTAAAACAGGTTTTCGACAAGAGTATAATGTGAGTTTTCAAGGAGGAAGTGATAAAACTAAGCATTTCTTATCTTTTGGTTATCTAAATGATGAAGGGATTTTAAAAAGTACTGATTTTCAACGTTTTTCAGGTCGTGCAAATATTACTCATGAAGTGAATAAATACTTCGGTGTTGATGGCGGCTTATCTTATTCAAGAGGTGAAAAGAATGCAGGTCAATCTCAAGGAGCAAGTTTAAGTAATTATTCAAATGCTTTCTTTTTTACTCAAGGTATAGCTCCTATTTATCCTGTTTACGCTTATGATAAGGAGACTGGTGAAAAGCTCTATGATGAAAATGGTGTAATTTATGACTTTGGTGATGGTACTTATAGTTCGAGGATGGGGGGATTTGCGAATCAAAATCCAGCAGCTAATAGTAAGTTAGATACTCATGAAACTCTAAATGATAACTTTAGTGGGAGAGGCTCTATGTATATTAACTTTTTGAATGATTTTAAGTTTACTGCGAATATGGGGTATGACTTAATGACTCAAGCACGAACTGATCATATGAATCCATTATATGGTGATGCTGCTAAAGTTGGTGGAAGAACTTATAAATATAACAATAGAACTCAGACCGTAACTTTTAACCAGATTTTAAGTTATGCTAAAGATATTGAGAAACACCATATTGATGCAATGTTAGGACATGAGTCTTATTCTTATAAATACAAATATCAATATGACCACAAGTATAATTTCTATGTTATTGGTAATCCTGAGTTTAATAATGCTACAACAATGGGTGATATGTATTCTTTTACACAAAGACATAAAATGGAGAGTTTCTTTGGTCGTGTAAATTATGACTATGACAATAAATATTACTTTTCAGGAAGTATACGTTCAGATAAATCTTCAAAATTTCATCCAGATAATCGTAGAGGAACATTTTGGTCAATTGGTGGATCATGGAGAATTACTCAAGAAGAATTTATGAAAGAGATTGACTGGCTGTCAAATTTAAAACTAAAATTGAGCTATGGAACCCAGGGTAATGATGGAATTTTAGATATAAATGGTTCTCCTGTTTATGAGCCTTATTTAAAACAATATACAATATCAAAGAGTGATGATGGGTTCAGTGTAGTTGAAACTTATCGTGGTAATAAAGATTTGACATGGGAAACCAGTAAAAACTTAAATATAGGTATTGAGGCAGGTTTCTTTAATAATAGGTTAACTGTAGATTTAGATTATTTCTATAAAAAGACCTCAGATATGTTATATAATATGCCTTATCCGACATCTTCAGGTATTGAATACATTCCTATGAACTTGTTAAATATGAAGAATCAAGGGTTTGAGTTTACAATAAATGCTACTCCAATAGTTTCTGATGATTTTGTGTGGACACTTTCTTTGAATGGTACAACATATAAAAATAAAATATTGAAGTTGCCAGAAAGCAATAAAGAAGCTGGCATTATCCATGGGGTTGGTAGTATGTTCAAATTAACAGAAGGAGGCTCTATATATGACTTGTATATTAAAGATTATGCAGGAGTAGACCCTGAAAATGGTGCAGCTCTGTGGTACATGGATGTGTATGATGAAAATGGATTGTTTTTAGAAAAGAAAACAACCACGGAGTATGAAGATGCAACTAAATATGATAAAGGTTCCGTTTTACCAGATTTTCAAGGTGCATTTTCCACCTCACTTACATATAAAGGTTTTGACTTAGGTATCGGTTTTAATTTTCAAATTGGTGGTAAAATTTATGATAGCATGTATGCTTCATTTATGCATGCAGGTAATAGTAAAGGAAGTAATTGGCATAAAGATATATTAAATGCGTGGACACCAGAGAATATATATACCAATGTCCCTATTCTTAATGGTTCTCAAACACCTAATAGTCAATCTACAAGATTTTTAACAAATGCATCCTATTTAAATTTAAGAAATATAACTCTTGGTTACACTTTCCCTACGAAGTGGATGAAGACAATAAACATGAATACAGCTCGTATTTATGTAACTGCAGATAATGTGGCCTTGATTTCTCGCAGAAAAGGTATGGATCCACGCCAATATGCATATGGTTATTCTGCTGCTAACTATTCTGCTATAAGAACTATTTCTTTAGGTTTAAAATTGAATTTTTAA
- a CDS encoding hypothetical protein (KEGG: bvu:BVU_1855 hypothetical protein~SPTR: Putative outer membrane protein, probably involved in nutrient binding;~IMG reference gene:2504106336~PFAM: SusD family), producing the protein MKKYIYILSLSSLLGLSGCSLDAFPGGDIITEDQKEDLLAKNPEKIEADINGLAANMIKLNTLELSKTQHFDFGYPAICMMFDSSSADMTAFTSGYNHFSSPQLFRDRSVTSYNSEVIWRMSYSIIKGANDVLTSIETLYEATDSNDKGAIKTLNYYKAQSLSYRAFSYMLLAQTFQFTYVGHEDAPSVPLILVPGDERNTDKRASVSDVYAVILDDLNISIELLKENSLPRGLDKSKVSLEVAYGLRARANLIMNKWEDAAKDAKAAQIGFIPYSLKEVSQPTFNSAASKSWMWANMITKDTNAGGSNIINWPSHLCSMAGGAYTTMVGAYRSINLPLWKSIPESDIRKQWWLDEDTHSVLVDDMLIDSEPIAEAYGWEPLVNVKFHAFENIPGNSVKASDWPIMRVEEMIFIEAEALAMSGDIQGAKSLLTDFIKANRNPEYTCKATTAVEMQDEIWYQRRLELWGEGFSLFDTLRLKKPIERIVKNEEGKFETSFPSSAQYNVKAEDQILIYMLPEKEIEGNPLLESSDNNPSGIVPQPAKLEK; encoded by the coding sequence ATGAAAAAATATATATATATATTATCTCTTTCATCTTTACTAGGATTGTCGGGCTGTAGCCTTGATGCATTTCCTGGAGGTGATATAATTACTGAAGACCAAAAAGAAGATTTATTGGCAAAGAATCCTGAGAAAATCGAAGCTGATATTAATGGTCTAGCTGCAAATATGATTAAACTCAACACCTTGGAGTTATCAAAAACTCAGCATTTTGATTTCGGTTATCCAGCTATTTGTATGATGTTTGATTCAAGTAGTGCTGATATGACAGCATTTACCAGTGGGTATAACCACTTTTCTAGCCCTCAATTATTTAGAGATAGATCGGTTACATCCTATAATTCTGAAGTAATCTGGAGAATGAGTTATAGTATTATTAAAGGAGCTAATGATGTCTTAACATCAATTGAGACTTTATATGAAGCAACAGATTCGAATGATAAAGGAGCTATTAAAACATTAAACTATTATAAGGCACAATCTTTATCTTATAGAGCTTTTAGTTATATGTTATTAGCTCAAACATTCCAATTTACTTACGTAGGTCACGAAGATGCACCATCAGTGCCTTTAATACTTGTACCAGGTGATGAAAGGAATACAGATAAAAGAGCGTCAGTGTCGGATGTATATGCTGTTATTTTAGATGATCTAAATATTTCAATTGAACTACTTAAAGAAAACTCACTGCCTAGAGGCTTAGACAAATCAAAGGTTTCTTTAGAAGTGGCTTATGGTTTAAGAGCACGTGCTAACTTGATTATGAATAAATGGGAAGATGCTGCTAAGGATGCAAAAGCTGCACAAATAGGCTTTATTCCTTATTCTTTAAAAGAAGTATCTCAGCCAACTTTTAATTCTGCTGCATCAAAGTCTTGGATGTGGGCGAATATGATAACTAAAGATACAAATGCTGGTGGATCTAATATTATTAATTGGCCGTCACATCTTTGTTCTATGGCCGGAGGAGCTTATACAACTATGGTTGGTGCTTATCGTAGTATTAACCTACCATTGTGGAAGTCTATACCTGAATCCGATATTCGTAAGCAGTGGTGGTTAGATGAAGATACTCACTCTGTGCTAGTAGATGATATGCTTATTGATAGTGAGCCTATTGCTGAGGCTTATGGTTGGGAACCTCTTGTGAATGTGAAATTCCATGCTTTTGAAAATATACCAGGAAATTCTGTGAAAGCAAGTGACTGGCCTATTATGCGTGTGGAAGAAATGATTTTTATTGAAGCTGAAGCTCTTGCAATGAGTGGAGATATTCAAGGTGCTAAGAGCCTATTAACAGATTTTATCAAAGCAAATCGTAATCCTGAATATACTTGTAAAGCTACTACAGCAGTAGAAATGCAAGATGAAATCTGGTATCAAAGGAGACTAGAATTATGGGGTGAAGGATTTTCTTTATTTGATACTCTTCGTTTAAAGAAACCAATTGAACGTATTGTTAAAAATGAAGAAGGTAAATTTGAAACTTCTTTTCCTTCATCAGCACAATATAACGTGAAAGCTGAAGATCAGATTCTAATTTACATGTTACCTGAAAAAGAAATTGAAGGTAATCCACTATTAGAGTCTTCTGATAACAATCCTTCGGGAATTGTTCCTCAGCCCGCTAAACTTGAAAAGTAA
- a CDS encoding RagB/SusD domain-containing protein (InterPro IPR012944~KEGG: bvu:BVU_1853 hypothetical protein~PFAM: RagB/SusD~SPTR: Putative outer membrane protein, probably involved in nutrient binding;~IMG reference gene:2504106334~PFAM: SusD family) produces MKKLKYILLLIVMPILISACSSSFLDTDLNENASDDQVQDAINRDPSKIKGYISGFYKNLFAPESQRSHDDFGLKGIELATDMMGEDIAYLTSHFFVYDYLLDNRGSSYRRPASTWQEFYAVINGTNEVISKLIEQIDSGDETVEKMLGESFVIRAYSYFWLINMYQHPYQWNKDKPGIPVYNETDILLNRVPVKEVYNQILSDLDKGYNLLKGKKAASKGEISEYAAAAIYAKVLQFVDDYPNQWETVAKYAQEAIKGGSLMTEAELLSGFNTVDLSEVLWGALIDGESNTFYASFMSHMDPYSPGYGGNLGNYKMIASDLYDKIPETDIRKKWFGIKIESEDNPHYHVQQYIQKKFVDVGSLGKGGTFTSDYIYLRTAEMYFVAAEAFANLGKNAEAQKLLEEVVKSRNPDYSASGKDLLEEIRIQKRIEMWGEGVRLFDMKRRGEPLNRKGSVNHSSTTVHELPANDKKFIYKIPDDEMNANKEIGEQND; encoded by the coding sequence ATGAAAAAATTAAAATATATATTATTACTAATTGTAATGCCAATTCTGATATCGGCATGCTCTAGTAGTTTTCTTGATACAGATCTTAATGAAAATGCCTCAGATGATCAGGTTCAAGATGCTATAAACAGAGATCCTTCCAAAATAAAAGGATATATTTCTGGGTTCTATAAAAACTTGTTTGCTCCAGAGTCTCAACGTAGTCATGATGACTTTGGCTTAAAAGGAATTGAATTAGCAACAGATATGATGGGTGAGGATATAGCTTATCTTACAAGCCATTTTTTTGTATATGATTATCTCTTAGACAACAGAGGATCATCTTATCGAAGACCTGCATCAACTTGGCAGGAGTTTTATGCTGTGATTAATGGTACAAATGAAGTTATCTCTAAATTGATTGAGCAGATAGATTCAGGGGATGAAACTGTTGAAAAGATGCTTGGAGAAAGCTTCGTTATAAGAGCATATAGCTATTTTTGGTTAATAAATATGTATCAACATCCATATCAATGGAATAAAGATAAACCAGGAATTCCTGTTTATAATGAAACTGATATACTTCTAAACAGAGTTCCAGTAAAAGAAGTGTATAATCAGATTCTCTCCGATTTAGATAAAGGTTATAATTTACTTAAGGGTAAAAAAGCGGCAAGTAAAGGTGAAATAAGTGAGTATGCAGCAGCAGCTATTTATGCTAAAGTATTGCAGTTTGTTGATGATTATCCTAACCAGTGGGAGACTGTTGCTAAATATGCACAAGAAGCTATTAAAGGAGGTTCTTTAATGACAGAAGCAGAGTTGCTCTCTGGTTTTAATACCGTGGATCTCTCAGAAGTTTTATGGGGAGCTCTAATTGATGGAGAGAGTAACACATTCTATGCTTCGTTTATGAGTCATATGGATCCGTATAGTCCTGGTTATGGAGGAAATTTGGGTAATTATAAGATGATTGCAAGTGATCTATATGATAAGATTCCTGAAACTGATATCAGAAAAAAATGGTTTGGTATTAAAATTGAATCAGAAGATAATCCACATTATCATGTTCAACAGTATATTCAGAAGAAATTTGTTGACGTAGGATCTTTAGGTAAAGGAGGAACTTTTACCTCTGATTATATTTATTTACGTACAGCTGAAATGTATTTTGTAGCTGCTGAAGCATTTGCTAATTTAGGAAAGAATGCTGAAGCCCAAAAACTATTAGAAGAGGTAGTTAAGTCCCGTAACCCTGATTATTCAGCTAGCGGTAAGGATTTACTTGAAGAAATAAGGATTCAAAAGAGGATTGAAATGTGGGGTGAAGGTGTTAGACTTTTTGATATGAAGAGAAGAGGAGAACCCTTAAATAGAAAAGGCAGTGTAAATCACTCCTCAACAACAGTTCATGAACTCCCTGCTAATGATAAGAAGTTTATATATAAAATACCAGATGACGAAATGAATGCTAATAAGGAGATAGGTGAACAGAATGATTAG
- a CDS encoding TonB-dependent receptor plug (InterPro IPR012910:IPR000531~KEGG: bvu:BVU_1854 hypothetical protein~PFAM: TonB-dependent receptor, plug; TonB-dependent receptor, beta-barrel~SPTR: Putative uncharacterized protein;~IMG reference gene:2504106335~PFAM: TonB dependent receptor; TonB-dependent Receptor Plug Domain~TIGRFAM: TonB-dependent outer membrane receptor, SusC/RagA subfamily, signature region; TonB-linked outer membrane protein, SusC/RagA family), whose product MMLFTYLMIGVGLVTAQNRNAAGVVLSEEDGLPIIGATVLVQGTSVGTITDIDGNFSITNIPSEAKNLEFSYIGMKSQVLPIKPQMKVSLISDTKVLDEVMVVAFGKAKKSAFTGSAATVKSEKITSRQTSNVTNALSGQVAGVQTTSSNGQPGESAKVRIRGIGSISASNTPLYVIDGVPFEGEMSSLNTQDIESMTVLKDAASNALYGARGANGVILITTRKGKLGKPVINVDAKWGSNRRGVPNYDVIKNPGTYYEMAYSAIYNDLIRNNTPENAHAKANSTLLTSKEGGVGYLVYTLPDGEKLIGEDGKLNSNATLGYSDGDYTYRPDDWFDEIFDKGNLRQEYNINISGATDKINYFMSAGYLDDKGIIPNSGFERFSTRLKADYQMYEWLKVGANMSYVSSKSTYPRDQSGSSSGNIFYVGNLIAPIYPLYVRDAEGQIMKDRRGFTIYDYGDKTSTNFTRSFMGMSNPASAIELDKRVYQTDFFSGKWFANISLMPNLVFSTNIGTDITNQKMNMRLNPYYGQFAEQGGVLSAQSYRIATLNRQFLLTYNFDIDLHSFDFLVGYEAYNMKSEGLYGSKSNVYNPDVIELDNAINDPNTSGSIDKYNTAGYLARAQYNYDNKYFASVSFRRDGSSRFHPDNRWGNFWSIGGGWLMNQENFLSDVKWINMLKFKMSYGVQGNDDLLFVDGRSNYYPYMDQFRLTNLSGNHAISFDYKGNKDITWETSHSFNTGFDYELLNNRLTGSIEYFSRKTTDMLYYKPTPLSYGYAQVPMNIGSMINRGLELDVNGVLYDSRKITWDMNFNLTFFKNKVLKLEKSLGGELIDGSRIYREGESLYQMYLREYAGVDEATGKALYYKDVKDENGKIMKETTGDWSNATRYATGDILPKVYGGFGSSLKVYDFDFSVSFAYQLGGKIYDNTYAALMHGGAASNAGTNWHKDALKSWTPENTNTSVPQINRGHLYSNNLSDRFITSSNYLSLQNITLGYNVPKTLLKKLQVSALRLYVVADNVALFSKRKGLDPRQGYMSSGNDVYSPMRTISGGINISF is encoded by the coding sequence ATGATGTTATTTACCTACTTAATGATTGGGGTAGGTTTAGTGACAGCCCAAAACAGAAATGCAGCAGGAGTGGTGCTCTCTGAAGAAGATGGGCTTCCTATTATTGGTGCTACAGTATTGGTGCAAGGAACCTCTGTAGGTACTATTACAGATATTGATGGAAATTTTAGTATTACTAATATTCCATCAGAAGCTAAAAACCTTGAATTTTCATATATCGGAATGAAATCTCAAGTATTGCCTATAAAACCTCAGATGAAGGTTAGTTTGATTTCTGATACAAAAGTCTTGGATGAGGTAATGGTTGTGGCATTTGGTAAAGCTAAAAAATCAGCTTTTACAGGTTCTGCTGCTACTGTTAAAAGTGAAAAGATTACTTCGCGTCAAACTTCTAATGTAACGAATGCATTGTCGGGTCAGGTGGCTGGTGTACAAACTACTAGTTCTAATGGTCAGCCAGGTGAGTCTGCAAAAGTAAGAATTAGAGGTATCGGTTCTATTTCAGCAAGTAATACTCCATTATACGTTATTGACGGTGTTCCTTTTGAAGGTGAAATGTCTTCGCTAAACACTCAGGATATTGAAAGTATGACAGTGTTGAAAGATGCTGCTTCAAATGCTTTATATGGAGCGCGTGGAGCTAATGGTGTAATATTGATTACTACTCGTAAAGGTAAATTAGGTAAGCCTGTTATTAATGTTGATGCTAAATGGGGTAGCAATAGAAGAGGAGTCCCTAATTATGACGTAATCAAAAATCCAGGTACATACTATGAAATGGCTTATTCTGCCATTTATAATGATTTAATAAGAAATAATACTCCTGAAAATGCCCATGCTAAAGCAAATTCAACTCTATTGACATCTAAAGAAGGTGGTGTAGGTTATTTAGTTTATACTTTGCCTGATGGAGAGAAACTTATAGGAGAAGATGGTAAATTAAACTCTAATGCGACATTAGGCTATTCTGATGGTGATTATACTTATCGTCCAGATGATTGGTTTGATGAAATTTTTGATAAAGGAAACCTGAGACAAGAGTACAATATCAATATTAGTGGAGCAACAGATAAAATTAACTATTTCATGTCTGCTGGATACCTAGATGATAAAGGTATTATACCTAACTCTGGATTTGAACGTTTTTCTACTCGTTTGAAGGCAGATTATCAAATGTATGAGTGGTTGAAAGTGGGTGCAAATATGAGTTATGTATCTTCAAAGAGTACATACCCAAGAGACCAATCAGGATCTTCTTCTGGAAATATATTCTATGTTGGAAATTTGATAGCTCCAATTTATCCTTTATATGTAAGAGATGCTGAGGGACAGATAATGAAAGATAGAAGGGGATTTACTATTTATGATTATGGTGATAAAACTTCTACTAATTTTACTCGTTCTTTTATGGGGATGTCTAACCCTGCTTCTGCAATTGAACTAGATAAACGTGTCTATCAGACTGACTTTTTTAGTGGAAAATGGTTTGCTAATATTTCTTTGATGCCAAATCTTGTTTTCTCAACAAATATTGGTACTGATATTACAAATCAAAAAATGAATATGAGACTGAACCCATATTATGGTCAGTTTGCTGAGCAAGGAGGAGTTCTTTCAGCTCAATCATATCGTATTGCTACTCTAAATAGACAATTCTTACTCACTTATAATTTTGATATTGATTTACATAGCTTTGATTTTCTCGTAGGTTATGAGGCTTATAATATGAAGTCTGAAGGTCTGTATGGATCAAAAAGTAATGTATATAATCCTGATGTTATTGAGTTAGATAATGCTATTAATGATCCTAATACTTCGGGAAGTATTGATAAATACAATACAGCTGGATACTTAGCTCGTGCACAGTATAATTATGATAATAAGTATTTTGCTTCAGTGTCTTTTAGAAGAGATGGTTCTTCTCGTTTTCATCCAGATAATCGTTGGGGTAACTTTTGGTCAATCGGTGGTGGTTGGTTAATGAATCAAGAGAATTTCCTATCAGATGTGAAGTGGATTAATATGCTTAAGTTTAAAATGAGCTATGGTGTACAAGGAAACGATGATTTGTTATTTGTAGATGGCCGTTCTAATTATTATCCATATATGGATCAATTTAGATTAACGAACCTTAGTGGTAATCATGCTATTTCTTTTGACTATAAAGGGAATAAGGATATTACATGGGAAACTTCACATAGTTTCAATACAGGGTTTGATTATGAGTTGTTGAATAACAGATTAACAGGTTCTATCGAGTATTTTTCTCGTAAAACTACTGATATGTTATATTATAAACCTACACCATTATCTTATGGTTATGCTCAGGTTCCTATGAATATTGGTTCTATGATTAATAGAGGTTTGGAGCTTGACGTTAACGGAGTGCTTTATGATTCAAGAAAAATAACATGGGATATGAATTTCAACCTTACTTTCTTTAAAAATAAAGTATTGAAGCTTGAAAAATCTTTAGGAGGTGAGCTTATTGATGGTTCTCGTATTTACAGAGAAGGCGAATCTTTATATCAAATGTATCTTAGAGAATATGCTGGAGTAGATGAAGCAACAGGGAAAGCATTGTATTACAAAGATGTGAAAGATGAAAACGGAAAAATAATGAAAGAAACAACTGGTGATTGGAGCAATGCTACTCGTTATGCTACTGGTGATATTCTACCAAAAGTATATGGTGGTTTTGGTTCTTCTCTAAAGGTTTATGATTTTGATTTTTCGGTATCTTTTGCATACCAACTAGGAGGTAAAATTTATGACAATACTTATGCTGCATTAATGCATGGAGGTGCTGCTTCTAATGCAGGTACAAACTGGCATAAGGATGCTTTAAAGTCATGGACTCCAGAAAATACGAATACATCAGTTCCTCAAATTAATAGAGGTCATTTATACAGTAACAATTTATCTGATCGTTTTATAACTAGCTCAAATTACTTGAGTTTACAGAATATAACTTTAGGATATAATGTTCCTAAAACATTATTGAAAAAATTACAAGTTTCAGCTTTACGTTTATATGTAGTAGCAGATAACGTCGCTCTATTCTCTAAACGCAAAGGACTTGATCCTAGACAGGGTTATATGAGCTCTGGTAATGATGTATATTCTCCAATGAGAACTATATCTGGTGGTATTAATATTTCATTCTAA